In Candidatus Bathyarchaeota archaeon, one genomic interval encodes:
- a CDS encoding GH3 auxin-responsive promoter family protein codes for MNDKDLAGMILEPMFRSLEDPAEAQLNLLFRLKDLYRRTEYGKERSVKDVYSVEDFRRLFPKVEYSGLKRYIEEVKRGRYGALLPEPPVCWVMTRGSTGRAKVLPVTRMHLEDILICGARALVNYALRNGDMRVLEGKILNLNFPSRVSFLDYMGNQVPYGYSSGTYARLLPELGRVRLVPLQDEVDALGSGIEVADWERRFELVYKRAFDEDVTAVMGVAPVILSFAVFVKKRFGKLPRDVWRVRALFCTSVRKIHYRYAPVLRRYFGQVPVVEIYSATEGVFGQQMDSYPYILPNYDRYLFEVETGRGVKMLYELRRGEWGRLIISSCMLPRYDIGDMVEAMGKNYFRVFGRATGLHILEHRLYRLFFGWLL; via the coding sequence TTGAATGATAAGGATTTAGCTGGAATGATCCTTGAGCCTATGTTTAGAAGCCTGGAGGATCCTGCTGAGGCTCAGCTTAACCTTCTCTTCCGGCTGAAGGATCTATATCGCAGAACGGAGTATGGTAAGGAGAGATCCGTTAAGGATGTTTATAGCGTTGAAGATTTCCGCCGGTTATTCCCGAAGGTAGAATACTCGGGGCTGAAAAGGTATATTGAGGAGGTGAAGCGTGGGAGGTATGGGGCGCTACTGCCGGAGCCCCCTGTCTGCTGGGTTATGACTAGGGGTTCAACTGGGAGAGCTAAGGTTCTGCCAGTAACGAGGATGCATCTTGAAGACATACTTATTTGCGGCGCTAGGGCTCTCGTTAATTACGCTCTTAGGAATGGCGATATGCGTGTCTTGGAGGGAAAGATCCTTAACCTCAATTTCCCCTCTAGGGTTTCGTTCCTCGATTATATGGGGAACCAGGTGCCCTACGGTTATAGTTCAGGTACTTATGCTAGGCTTCTGCCCGAGCTTGGGAGGGTGAGGCTTGTTCCGCTGCAGGATGAGGTTGACGCTTTGGGCTCGGGTATCGAGGTTGCGGATTGGGAGAGAAGGTTCGAACTCGTTTATAAGAGGGCTTTTGATGAGGACGTCACAGCGGTCATGGGGGTCGCGCCGGTTATACTCTCCTTCGCGGTTTTCGTCAAGAAGAGGTTTGGAAAACTTCCGCGTGACGTCTGGAGGGTAAGGGCTCTGTTCTGCACCAGCGTCCGAAAGATTCATTATAGGTATGCGCCTGTTCTACGGAGGTATTTTGGGCAGGTGCCAGTGGTCGAGATATACAGTGCGACTGAGGGGGTCTTTGGGCAGCAGATGGACTCATACCCATACATTCTGCCGAATTATGACAGGTATCTTTTCGAGGTTGAGACGGGTAGGGGGGTTAAGATGCTTTATGAGCTTAGAAGGGGTGAGTGGGGGAGACTAATAATCTCCTCATGTATGCTTCCCCGTTATGATATAGGCGACATGGTTGAGGCTATGGGTAAAAACTATTTTAGAGTGTTTGGCAGAGCCACAGGGCTTCACATATTGGAGCATAGGCTATACAGGCTCTTTTTCGGCTGGCTCCTCTAG
- a CDS encoding zinc ribbon domain-containing protein: protein MSGEDARLFREMVQSIGEDRLMVYCAKCGAQNPDDARYCIQCGTPLHISRERKEKEEKHEKHEKSEIWSPRLFLLLIGFIIFFWGLNQLLEVLLSVSVPLMPVILMIIGLYIIYRALTRTRPR from the coding sequence TTGAGCGGGGAGGATGCAAGGCTTTTTAGGGAGATGGTGCAAAGTATTGGCGAGGATAGGCTCATGGTGTATTGCGCTAAATGTGGGGCTCAGAATCCTGATGACGCTAGGTATTGCATCCAATGCGGCACTCCGCTTCATATCAGCAGAGAAAGAAAGGAGAAGGAGGAGAAACATGAAAAACATGAGAAGAGCGAGATTTGGTCTCCTAGACTTTTCTTGCTGCTTATCGGTTTCATAATCTTCTTTTGGGGGTTAAATCAGCTTCTTGAAGTGCTCCTTTCGGTCTCCGTCCCACTTATGCCCGTTATCCTGATGATCATCGGTTTATACATAATATATAGGGCTCTAACTAGGACGAGGCCGAGATAG
- a CDS encoding nitroreductase family protein: MIYEKIISRRTIRKFKPEPVPREVLLKCVDAARLSPSAANRQPLKYIIVDEESLLEKVYETLRWAGYLPGFRHSQDEKPRAYIVILLDKSISGEASVDAGIAAMSISMTAYDEGLGSCILGAIDREKLRRVLNVPEHLDILLAVAIGYPSQKSVVEEMKGNDVKYWLDEMGVLHVPKRSLDEIVKWNGYK, encoded by the coding sequence TTGATCTACGAGAAGATTATAAGCCGAAGAACCATCAGAAAGTTTAAGCCCGAGCCAGTTCCGAGGGAAGTTCTTCTTAAATGCGTGGACGCCGCTAGGCTCTCGCCATCTGCCGCGAACAGGCAGCCTCTAAAATACATAATCGTCGACGAAGAGAGCCTTCTCGAAAAGGTCTATGAGACGCTGAGGTGGGCGGGATACCTGCCCGGCTTCAGGCATAGCCAAGATGAGAAGCCGAGGGCTTACATAGTCATCCTCCTAGATAAGAGTATAAGTGGGGAGGCAAGCGTCGACGCCGGCATAGCCGCAATGAGCATATCCATGACCGCCTATGACGAGGGGCTTGGCTCATGCATCCTCGGCGCAATTGACAGGGAAAAACTGAGAAGGGTGCTCAACGTGCCCGAGCACTTGGACATACTTCTAGCCGTCGCAATTGGATACCCATCCCAAAAATCCGTCGTGGAGGAGATGAAGGGAAACGACGTGAAATACTGGCTTGATGAGATGGGCGTACTCCACGTTCCGAAGCGGAGTCTAGATGAAATAGTAAAATGGAATGGCTACAAATGA